CCTTGTCTCATAGCCGTCTTTCATTCTGTCGATCAAAGCGTCGGCTCCAACCAGCTTGCAGGCGCGAATGACTTCATCCGCAGAAATCGTTTCATCAAACATACGGACATTATCCAGAACACTGCCCGAATACAGGTATGGCTCTTGTTGAACGAGCCCGATCAGCTTATGAAGCTGCGCTTGAGAAATATCACGGATATCCGTGCCGTCTACCAGTATTCGTCCCTCCTGCACATCATAGAACCGGCAAAGCAGGCTGATCAAAGAGCTCTTGCCTGCTCCGGTCGTTCCGACGATTCCGATCATCTCTCCCGGTTTAATAAGAAGGTCAAGATCATCGATGACTTTTGTCCCCGCTTGATAGCTGAAGCTGACACAGGAGAAATGAATATGTCCCCGGATGGAAGCCGGATTCATATCGATAGGCTGGAGGGGCTCCGGCACTTCAGGCTTGATGGAAAATATATTCCAAATCCGGTTCTCGGAAACAGTTGCAGATTGAAGCGTATTCCACTGCTGCGTAATGTTATTAATCGGTTGGAAAAATTGGCGAATATACGTGATAAAGGCATACAGCACACCGAATTCAATGCTTTTATGCAAAACTGCCATTCCGCCAAGCCATGTGATAAAAGCTACGGACAGATTACCTAACAGATCGAAGGAGCGGTTGAACCATACATTTGTGCGAATTTCGCGAAGATTGGCTTGAAAATACCCCTGATTTCGTTCCGTAAAACGTTTCATCTGCTCCCGCTCCTGATGAAACGCCTGAATCAGATGCATACCAGACAAATTTTCGGCCGCGAAGCCGATCAGCTGGGACAGCTGCGCTCTGGACCATTGATACGTTTTGCGCATATAGGAACGGAATGATATGGCGATCACTGCGATGATCGGCAAAACCAGCATGCTGTCGAATGTCAGCTGAGGATCGAGCTGAAACATCAGCACGATGATGAAAACAAGCGTCATTCCGTCCCTGATTACACTCAGCATCACCTGTGTAAAAAATTGGTTTAACGTCTCCGTATCGCTCGAAACGTGAGTAATCAAGCTGCCGCTCGGCGTACGGTCATAGTAAGACATGGACAGCCGAAAAATATGCTGAAACAAATCCTTGCGGATGCGGGCGACAATACTTTGCCCGGCAAATTGCAGGAGATTGTTTTGCACATAGCTGAATATCAAGCTGCTGACAGACAGTCCTACATACAGAAGACAGATGGTGATGATCGGCTTATATTCGCCTATGCCTTTCATCAGATGGTCGTCAATCGCAATTTTAACCAAATATGGCTGAAATAAATCGGCCGCGATGCCCAATATAATGCACACGAACACCAGCAGGAACGTCCATTTGTGCGGCTTGGCGTAGATGGATAATGCCCGAAGAGCCGATAACTTTTTAGAAGCGGAGTCCGTATCCGGTCTATTGGGCGCTTTGGTCGTATTCATCGGTAGTCGGGCCCCCTCCCTCTTGAATATCATGCAGCTTGGCATACAAGCCGCGCTGTGCAAGCAGCTGTCGGTGAGTCCCGCGCTCGACAATGCGTCCTTGATCCAGCACGATGATCTCATCGACATGCTTGAGAGCACTGATCCGATGAGCGATCCATATCGTTGTTTTGGCCGCACGCTCCTTACGAATCGTATCAATAATATGCTTCTCCGTTACCGAATCGACCGCACTGACACTGTCATCCAGAATCATCAGCGGCGAATCCTTGATAATTCCCCTTGCCAGGCCTCGTTCGCTGGCGCTGCCCACCGGAGAGGGTCACGCCGCGCTCTCCGAGCTTGGTCTCAAAGCGGTCCGGAAATGCTGCAATACTGCTGAATATTTCCGCTTTACGAGCAGCCTGCTCAACCTGCTCGAAAGGGGTATTCCTTTGGTAAAACGCGATATTGTCACGAATTGTCGTGCTAAACAGAAAGCCCTCCTGCGGCACATAAGCAATCTGATTGCGCAGGCTCTCCAGGGTATGGTCGCGGATGTCACGATCCCCGATCCATACCGTACCTTCGGGAGGATCGTAGATACGGAGCAGCAGCTTGACCAGCGTCGTTTTGCCACTGCCGGTCTTTCCTACAATGCCAATTGATTTGCCGGGCTCAATCCGGAGGCTGATATCGTGCAGCACCTCATCTTCTTCCCCTGGATAAGCGAACGAGAGATTCTCGATGCGAATCACCGATTGTTGAAAATCCGCCTGTTTGGCACTCTCAATCTCCAAGATCTCCGAACGCATCGTGAGCAGGTCGTTGATTCTTTCAAGCGAAGCCCTTGAACGCTGCATCGTATTGATGACCCTGCCGATCTGCTGCAGCGGGTTGACCATCATTCGAATATAGAGTGTCAGTGCCACGAAATCGCCAAGTGTGATTTGATGTCGAACCGTTAAGTAGCCTCCGAACGCCAATGTTACCACCAAAGACAGCGCTCCCAAGAAAGGGATCAATGCTTCAAACAGTGATGACAAGCGTACAAGGCTGAGTTGATTGTCGCGAATGCGGTCTACCGTCACACCGAATCGGCGAATCATGATGTCTTCGACCGCGAATTTTTTCGCTACCCGAATGCCTCCAAACTGCTCCTCCGCTGATTCTGTCATGGCGCTTAGTGCTTCCTGTACATGGGTGGACCTTTTCTTGATAATGGGCCGGAATCGAACCACAAGATATGGGATAAACAAAAGGGGCGTTACACAAACCGCGATCAGATAGAGCGGAATGGAGCTGAACAGCATCGTAATGACGACTGCCCCGATCAAAATGGTCGAGTTTACCGTTTGGTTAATCCCCATGGAGATGGATTCCCCTGACTGCCGTAACATCGTTCACCACATAGCTAAGCAGTCTTCCTACGCCGTGCCGGGAATAAAAACTGGCTCCCAGCTTCGTAAAATGGTCGAACAAGCGATTTCTCGCGACAAACTCGAATTTTCTTCCCGTTCTCATAATCAGGTATTGACCGATTGCAGCCAGTACACCGAACGTCACCCCGATTGCCAGCAGCTCCAAGCTGTATTCAACAATCAGTGATGAGGTTAACTGACCAGCCTGCAGCTGGTCCGTAAATATCCCGAGAACCTTAGGGTAATATGACTGAACAATATTAGCGATCGAAATTAACATCGCCGCAAGGACATACAGCCGCCAGTGTTCTCTGACATAATCACTCAGTAACCTTGTAGATTTCAACCCGAATCACTTCCTAGTTGTTGTTATCACAGCGCCCTTACCCATTATACGCCTTTCGCTTACGAATAGGCGATTTTATGTTAAAATAGTGCTAATTCACGAATAGGAGAATCAATATGGAATTCAGATTAGACAAGATCGAGTCGAAAGTGGAGTTTTTCGAAGCTTATGATTTACGTACGTTGGAGAAAAAATTGATGTTCAGATTGAAAATAATAAAGCGCTGCTGCTGAACGTTCAATCCGTTTCCCATCAAGCCGTTTTCGATCCTAACGCAGGTAAAATCCTTTATAGTGCGGTCGTGCTTTTCAAAGCTTAACGGCGGCGCGTCCCATCTCAAATACATGGTTAGCAGGTGAACATTCCGTGAGTGTCAATGATTCCATAGGCTTTATCATTAGCAAGACGGCAAGGAAGCTGAATCAGATGCTGTCAATTCAATTCCAGCCCTATGATATTACGACCGAGCAATGGTCCGTGCTGAATAAGCTCGCAGAGGAAGGCGGTATTACTCAGAAGGAGCTCTCATGCCGGATTGAGAAGGATCCGACGAATGTCACCCGCATTCTCGACCAATTAGAGCGCAAGGGCTGGATTGAACGGGTTGCCAACGAAGAAGATCGCCGTTCCTTTCTTACTTATGCCACAGAAAGCGGCCGCGCACTGAGCGATGAACTGGAGCCGATAGAGAAAGAGTTCGTCCAAAGCATACTTCATTCGGTCTCCGATGAAGAAATTGCTCTCCTGCGGTCCATTATGGCGCGGATCAACGCGAATTTGGAAGCGAAAAGCAGCGAGGTCTAACTAAGATAACCGGCCGCGATTAGCAAAAGGTAAAAAACCCTGCAGTTCCGCCACTACAGCAGAATTGCAGGGATTTTATTGTACAATAATAAGGATCGCGCGTATGCAGATAAAGAAAGTTCATTACGAGCCCCTGTAGATGTTTTCAGTCTACAAAAATCTTCTCCGGTAATCGCACTTCCGGCAAAGCTCCTCGACAACTTCCCTCCGCGAGAAGCCGTCGTACAAGTTCGCGGCTCGCTCGCCTTCGATAATCTCAGAGAAATGCTGCTTATGGATGTTCCCTAGATTAATGACACCTTCGCCGTCCAGACAGCAGGGTATAACTGTGCCGTCTACAAGCACGCCTGCTTGGTTGCGGAGACCATGGCAGAAGCCCTTTCCGTCATCTTCTTCCTCTTTCAGCGCCGGCCATACAAATTCGTAATCCTGATTGATATAAATATTCGGTGCGATCTTGGTGCCTTTGCCGCGCACAACCTGCTCTTCAATCCGGTAGTCCAGATGAAAGGCTTGTTCGATCATACCCAGCAGCTCCCTATTTCGATTGCGCTCAGCATTCGTCGCGTTATCTCGATCCAGGTTCCACAGACGCAGTGAGAAGATCGTATCCGACATCGTTCGCGCCTCATGAATAAAATCCAGAATACCGGCCAAATATCCGGCCTTGTCTGTTGAGCCTTCGTGTCCGTCAAAGCTGTGCAAGGAAAAATTCATCTGCCTCAGCGCCGGTTTGCCCAACAGCTTGTGCCTATTCTTCGTAATTAGCGTTCCGTTGGACGTGATATTTACTTTAAAGCCGCGTTCGTGGCTTAGATCAAGCAGCTGATCAATCTTCGGATGCAGCAGCGGTTCGCCTTTAACATGAAAATAAATATATTCGGCGTGCGGCTTAACCTGGTCTAGCGTCTTTGTAAAATCCTCTATCGATATAAAATTAGCCTTCCGTTCCGTCGGAGGGCAAAACGAGCAGGCCAAATTACATACACTTGTAATCTCGATATAAAACTTTTTAAACTTTTTCATCGCTTTATGCTCCAGTTCTGATCATTCGTGTTTCCGCTACATTAAACTTACACATGGGAAAGGGACGTGTCAATGTCAGATCCTGTTGCAATGTATTAATATTTGCGGATTGAGAATTCACGCTTGGCCGTTTCCTGAGTAAATATCCCTTCCGCCGTGATGATATTAAGCGGAATTTCCTTCCCCGCAGCCAAATCCTTGACGGCCTTCATAATTTGTGGGCCAAGGAGCGGATTACATTCCACGGACATGTTCAATTTTTGGGCAATCATGGCTTGAAATGCAACCCGGGTCGCATCTACGGAAAGAACCTGTATATCCGTGCCCGGTTTTAAGCCCGCTTGCTCCAGAGCTTTAATGGCTCCCAGTGCCATGTCGTCATTATGAGCAAACACCACATCCGGCTTGATACCGCTGCGCAGCACCTTTTCCATCAATTGCTGACCGGATTCCAAAGTAAAATCTCCGATTTCCGAAGCCACGATATGAAAGGCTTCATTCTCAGAAAGTACCTCTTCAAAGCCTTTTTTGCGTTCAATTGCTGGAGCGGATCCTTTCGTCCCTTGCAGTTCAACAATGTTCACCTGTCTTCCGCCGCTGCTTTCCGACTGCTCCCGCTCCACAAGCCATCTGGCCGCACGTCTTCCCTCTTCGATAAAGTCGGATCCAATGAATGTCGTCCAGAGCGAATCATCCTCTACCTTCACCTTCCGGTCCGTCAGAAGGATGGGGATCCCTGCATCTTTCGCTTCCTTCAGCACCTCATCCCAGCCCGTCTCTACAATCGGTGAGAACGCGATCGCATCTACCTTTCGCGCAATAAAATTGCGTATAATCTGAATTTGCTTCTCCTGACTGCCTTGGGCATTTTGCATAACCAGTTCAATGTCCTTTTCACCTTCCGCAGCTTCCCGAATGGATTCCGTATTGACATTACGCCAGCTGCTTTCGTTACCTACAACGGCAACCCCAAGCACGATTTTCTTCGCGTTAGTCAATTCCTCCGATTCTTTAGCAGGCTCTTCGGTCACCCCAGGACTCAGCTCGCCACTTGTCAGTTCACCGGTGATCAAATGACTGCGCAAGATGATCTTCTTCGGCAGCCCCTTCTCATGATGGAGAATGTCCAGCGCATACTGCACAGCTTCTTTGCCACCGATCGGGCTCGTTACACTGCCGCTCAAAATCCCATTCTTAACCAGCTCAAAACCGCCATCGATCGTATCAAGCCCATCTATACCCAGCACATGAATGCCTTGTAAACCTAATTTCTGAATAGCCCGCGAAGCTCCGAGGGCCATAGCATCACTGTGAGCAAAAATAAGCCGTACCTTCGGGTAATCGGGCAATATACGAAGCATTTCATCCTCTGCCTTGTCCCGCTGCCAATCACCGACGACCGATTTGACAATCGGCTTATTCATCCTCCGCTCCAGCTCATCATTGAATCCGCGGCTCGTTTCTTCGACTGAAGTGGAGTTGGCTACACCTTCAATCTCGATAATGTCTCCGCCGCTGCCTTTCAGGAGCTCTGAAGCGAGCTGTGCGGATTTTCGACCAATCGATTCATTATCCGGTCCGATAAATAAGGAATAATCGTAGCCGGTTACGCCTCGGCCTAACACAATCACCGGAATGCTCTTGTAGGCCTCCGTTACGATGGGCGTCAACTGTTCGGAATCGTTCAAGGATATGATCAGCAAATCGATGCCGTACTGCATCAGCTTTTCTACATCATAGATTTGCTTCTCGCTGTTCTCAGCCGCATCCGTGAATATAAGCCGCACATTGCTGTGCTTCTCCGCCTCCTTACGAATTTCATTATTCATGAAGAGCTGCCTCGGCTCATCCAGATTCGGCTGGCTGATGCCAATCAGAAACTGTTGATCATCGGTAGCAGAATCAGTAGACAGCATATAACTCCCCACCGTTGTCATCGTGAGAACAAGCAAGCTAATCAATGCTACGACGAAAACAACCCTCATCCGAGATGCAGCCTTCATACATGATCCCCGCGTTTTCTAAATTCCATAGGTGATACCCCGGTCATTTTCTTGAAGGTATGGCTAAAATAGTGCTGAGTATGATAGCCGACCTTTTCCGCGATCTCATACATTTTCGAAGTGGGATCATTTAAGTATTGAATGGCTTTCTTAATGCGGACTTCCGTTAAATAATCAACAAACGAGCGGCCGAGCTCTTTTTTCAGCAGCTTGCTCAAGTAGTTAGCGTTGACGTTCATATGCTCCGCAACTTCCGAGAGCGACAAGTCTTCCTTATAATAGTAGGTTTCCAAATATTTCTTGGTCATTAATACAATTGGCGTCAAGCTATTGGCCTGATTAATTTCTGCTATAAGCTGCTCGGTTTGCTGAGGAAGCTCGTCAATTTGTTCCACGGTTGCTTGAACACAGAGCACATTTACACCTAGATAGGCCGCAACAATACGTTCAAACTCCACCTGAAACGTCATCCACGCGGATATATCGGTTAGGGCAGTGATTCCGCATAGCATCCCTTTACTTAAATGAAACACGATCGAGGTAGACTCCGACTGGAGCATCTCCTCCCAAATATTTTTCACAGCAAATTCCAGCAGTTGAGGATCCCAGGTTTTATTAGGCACATTCATGCTGATTTTGCCAAGCGGCTTAATGAGCATGAGCCCGATTTGTCCAGGAAAGTGGAGGCCATAGAATGCCCGTTCCTCCTGAATGCGCTCTTTGGAAAGCGTGCCTGTCATCCAGCCCTTCATGAAATCTTCGCGTAGCAGTGAGGATGTCGCCTGAAGCTTGTTGCTCATCCATTCCGTATGCCTTTGCTCCATTAAGTCTTTACGCAGCGTTTCAATCGCCTTATCGACAATATCGCTTAAGTCGGCCCTCTGTACCGGCTTTAATAAGTAATCAAATACGTTTAAGCGGACTGCCCGTTGTGCATAGGAAAACTCATCGTGTCCGGAAATCACAATCACAATACAAGCAGGCAATACTTCCTTCAGTCTTTCAATCAATTCAAGCCCATTCATAAAAGGCATGTTGATATCGACAAACATTAAGTCAGGGCGCACTTGCTGTGCAACGTCCAGGGCTTCTAGTCCATTCTCGGCTTCCGCCACCACTTCAATCTCTTTCTCCTCCCAAGGGAGGGCTTTGCGAAGACCGTTGCGAATCCGCGGCTCATCGTCCGCGATCATTAGCTTCCACATGGTTTGTCACCTCTTCATGCTTCGTATGTACGATCGGATGAATCAGCTCGACGGTAGTACCTTTGCCGTACTCGCTGTATACGCGAAGACCGTAAGCGATTCCATAAGTGAGCTGAATTCGCTCATTCACGTTAAACAGACCAAAGCCTGCTTCTTCGCTTCGCTTTTCTTCACCGCGTAAAACCCGGTTGATTTCTTCCAGACGCTCCGGCTTGATTCCTGCTCCGTCATCTTCCACCCGAAATCGTACAGTATCTTGATGTAGTAATGCGCTGATACGTATCCTGCCCTTGCCCAGCCTTGCCTTAATTCCGTGATAGATAGCGTTTTCAATCAAGGGCTGAAGGACAAGCTTTAGGATATGATAGCGTTTGACCTCCTCAGGAATATCCATTTCAAACTCCATTTTCCCCATATACCTTGACATTTGTATAATTAAATAGCTTTCCGCATGCTTCACTTCTTCACGGATCGAAATCAATTCATACCCTTTGTTAAGGCCTATACGGAAGAGATTGGTAAGTGCGCCGATAATTTCGATAATATCGTCCGCTTTGTATTCCTGCGCCATCCACTGGATGGTATCCAGCGTATTGTATAGAAAATGCGGCTTGATTTGAGCCTGCAGCACCTGAAGCTCCGCTTCCCGTTTCTTTTTCTGCTCCATATAGACAAGATTGATCAAATTCTTGATCTCTTCGACCATGTGATTAAAACTGTGTCCCAACTGCCCGATTTCGTCCTTCGTTTCACTCACGAACCGTTGGTTCAGATCCCCGCTCTGTACTCTTCTCATCAACCTCATTAGCTTGCGTACAGGGCGAATGATCGTCTCGGTAAAATACGTAGCTGCAAGGGAAGCGAGCACCAGTGTAATGATGGTCACAATAAACGTATAGGTACGAAGATCCATCACGACGCGCCTGTAATCGTCATTCGGGATGACTCCGATAATTTTCCAATGATAAGCTTCATAATCGTTATAAAGAATCCGGTAATCATGGCCTCTTATCTCTTTGGTCACACTAGGGTTGTCCTGAAGCCACTCTTGCCTAATCCTGTATACAATAGAATTCACTGGAGAATATACGATTTCTCCATTTTTATCCAAAATATAAATAAAGCCGGACTTTTCCAGCTGCAGGTTTTCAAAGATTTTCTTAAACATATCCATGCGCAAATCAATCAGGATGACGCCTAACACTTCCTTGGTGTCCGGGTCTCTCCATGCGCGAACAAGCGATAGTACATCGTTGGAGCTGTATGTTTGGCTTGTAGTTACATTTCGACCGATCGGGTTGCTGATTAAAAGTGTCTCATCCGGAGATGCTACTGCTCTCTTTGTACCAGCTTTCTTCCGTTAAAGGATCTCGCGTAATGCGATACATTTCATGGCCTAAAAACATGCCGCTTTGGCTGATTAACATGATGCCTGCTATCTCTGAATTACGCTCCGCATACTTGCGGAGCACCTGCGGCACTTGCCCGGAAGCAAGACCGTCAGGGGCTCCTCTCGTCTGCATGTACTTCTCTATCACCGGCTCGCTGCCGATGTAGAATGATATATCTTTTAAATGGTTGATATAAAAGTCAACATTGCTTTTAACCTGATGAATCATTTGCAGCGTATACTGATCGGCCTGCTGTTCGGAGTAATCGCCATATTTCTTGCTTCCCCAGAGGCTAAGTGTAAGTAAAGAGACTAATATGATAAGCAGAAAAATGCAGTTTAGCTTAAAGCGAATACTTTGATCCTGCCAGTATCGACGAATAACGTCCACCGACCAGCCTCCTCCAAACCTTTCTCTATCACACAATTCTCATTATAAGGAAATAGCCGCCTTTTGAGAATCTTTCTTTTTCAATGCATCCGGTTTGCGAGATTTTTCCCTGCGGGACACGATCGCTCGCTGCAGCGCGATGAAGGCGAACAATAGAAAGCCGATCACAATTTTTGTCCACCATGAGCTAAGCGTACCTTGGAACATAATAATCGTTTGAATGACTCCGGCACTAAGAACGCCCAGCATCGGACCGATCAGATATCCGAATCCGCCAGTTAACAGGATACCGCCGATTACACAAGCAGCAATGGCATCCATTTCTCCTCCCATCAAATGCAGAGCATAGCCGGAGAGCATATAGAAGGTAAAAATCACGCCGCCGAGTGCCGAACAAAATCCACTGAGCGTATAAACAGCCAACTTGGTGGAATAAACCGGAAGCCCCATCAGGGATGCGGAACGTTCATTGCCGCCAATCGCATAGACATTACGGCCGAAGGCCGTATACTTGGATACGTACATGCCTGCCGCTACGGTGATAAGCGCAATAATGACACTTACGGATAAGCTTGCTCCACCGAACAAGGGAACCTTCGCATTGGAAATGCTGCGATACATGGGATTGTCGATGACGATGCTCTCTGTGCTGATTAAGAAGCAGGTTCCGCGAGCCAAAAACATACCGCCCAAAGTAACAATCCATGGATGTATATCAAACCGGCAAATTAAGTAGCCCTGCAAGTATCCAAATATCGTGCCAAGCACGAGAACTGACGGAATCACAAGCATCGGATGGACGCCTGCACGCAGAAGCTCTGCCGAAACTACACTGACTAGAGCGATTAATGCTGCGACGGATAGATCAATACCTCCGGTCAAAATCACGAAGGCCATCCCCGTAGCCACGATGATGAGATACGCGTTATCCACAAACAAGTTCAAGAATACTTGTAAGGAAAAAAATCCGGTAAACATCACCGAGCCAATACCGTATAGCACCAGAAATAAGAGCAGTGTAGCCAGAATAGTGATATTGGATGAAGTAATCTTCAAAGACGGTCTCATGATGCCAGCACCTTCTTCCCTTGTTTACTACCGAATGAAGCCGCAACGATATTGCGGAAGATGTCGGATTGAAGCAGACATACAACAATGACAACGATCGCTTTCACGAACATTACGATTTGCGGAGGTACACCAAGCGTGTAAATGGTCGTAGTCAAGGTTTGGATAAACAAGGCGCCAAGGATCGTTCCTCCCAGGTAAAATCTCCCGCCTCGCATCGAAGTGCCTCCGATGACTACGGCCAGAATGGCATCAAGCTCGATCCAGAGGCCGGCATTGTTAGCATCTGCACCTGTGATATTAGAGCTGATAATAATGCCGGCAATGGCTGCACACAAGCCGCTTATGATATAGACAGATAGCATGACACGGGATGCATGTACCCCTGCAAACTCGCTGGAGATCCGATTGGCGCCGACAGCCTCCAAGAATAGCCCGAACGCCGTACGTCGCATCAAAAAGTACAAGAGCAGGAACACGATCATGGCGATGATGACGGCAAAAGGAATCCCCAGCAAATACCCGCCGCCCACATACCGGTACGCTTTATCGGAGATGGTAATAATCTGCCCTCCGGTGATAAGCTGTGCAATGCCCCGGCCTACCGTAAGCAGAATAAGCGTTGCAATCATCGGTTGTATTTTCATCTTCGCGATAAGAAGCCCGTTCCAATACCCGCACAGCGCACCGCATAGAAGTCCTGCCACCAAGGCAAGCACAAACGGTACCTGCTTCTGCAGCAGGAATGCGGATACCGAAGCCGCAATCGCTAAGACGGAGCCAACGGAGATATCAATACCTTCTTTCGCAATAACCAAGGTCATCCCCAGCGAGATGATGATAAGCGGCGTTCCCCTGTTCAAAATATCGATCAGACTCCCAAACAAATGACCGCTCTGAATGCGAATGTTAAAAAAGCCAGGCGTAAAAAACAAATTAAATAGAAGGATTAGCGCAAGGCCGACAGACGGCCAAAACATTTTGGACCGTTTGATCCTATGAAGCATGCTCGGTTGCTGACTCATGGCTGTTCCCCTCCTCTGCAATCATCTGCATAATGCGTGTTTCTGCAATTTCGTCACCGGACAGCTGACCAATTACTTGACGGTCACGCAGGACGAGAATCCGATCGCAGCAACCCACCATCTCTTCCCATTCGGAAGTAATAATCAGTATGGTCATTCCTTCATCTGCCAGTGACAAAATGAGCTTACGAATTTCTGCTTTAGAGCCGACGTCAATTCCGCGTGTGGGCTCATCGAGGATAAGCAGCTTGGGATCCGTTGCCAGCCATCTTCCCAGGATCGCCTTCTGCTGATTGCCCCCGCTTAGCTGGTCGATCCTTTGCTCCGAACCCGCTGTCTTGATGCTCAGCAAACGGATATATTTATCCGCAATTTCCTGCTGCTTGGATAACGGCAAATAGCTGAATACCCCCCGTTTGGCCTGCAGAGCCAGCACAATATTTTCACGTACCGATAGCTCCCCTACGATGCCTTCCACCTTACGTTCTTCCGGACAAAATGCCATCCCGTATTCAATAGCCTTCTTTGGATACATGCTTTTCATTTTCTCATTATTCACAATCAAAACGCCTTGATCGGCCTTATCAATTCCAAACAGCAGTTTGGCAATTTCCGTACGGCCGGAGCCTAGCAGCCCTGCAAGTCCCAGCACCTCACCCTTGCGGATCGTTATATCGAACGGATCCATCGAGCCCTTGCGTCCCAATTG
This genomic window from Paenibacillus hexagrammi contains:
- the yjfF gene encoding galactofuranose ABC transporter, permease protein YjfF, which produces MRPSLKITSSNITILATLLLFLVLYGIGSVMFTGFFSLQVFLNLFVDNAYLIIVATGMAFVILTGGIDLSVAALIALVSVVSAELLRAGVHPMLVIPSVLVLGTIFGYLQGYLICRFDIHPWIVTLGGMFLARGTCFLISTESIVIDNPMYRSISNAKVPLFGGASLSVSVIIALITVAAGMYVSKYTAFGRNVYAIGGNERSASLMGLPVYSTKLAVYTLSGFCSALGGVIFTFYMLSGYALHLMGGEMDAIAACVIGGILLTGGFGYLIGPMLGVLSAGVIQTIIMFQGTLSSWWTKIVIGFLLFAFIALQRAIVSRREKSRKPDALKKKDSQKAAISL
- a CDS encoding ABC transporter permease: MSQQPSMLHRIKRSKMFWPSVGLALILLFNLFFTPGFFNIRIQSGHLFGSLIDILNRGTPLIIISLGMTLVIAKEGIDISVGSVLAIAASVSAFLLQKQVPFVLALVAGLLCGALCGYWNGLLIAKMKIQPMIATLILLTVGRGIAQLITGGQIITISDKAYRYVGGGYLLGIPFAVIIAMIVFLLLYFLMRRTAFGLFLEAVGANRISSEFAGVHASRVMLSVYIISGLCAAIAGIIISSNITGADANNAGLWIELDAILAVVIGGTSMRGGRFYLGGTILGALFIQTLTTTIYTLGVPPQIVMFVKAIVVIVVCLLQSDIFRNIVAASFGSKQGKKVLAS